A genomic region of Nostoc sp. UHCC 0702 contains the following coding sequences:
- a CDS encoding diflavin flavoprotein codes for MVAIAENVQHRLTIQTVEIAPNTTAIRSLDWDRDRFDIEFGLQNGTTYNSYLIRGEQTVLVDTSHQKFRQLYLDTLKGLVNPKTIDYIIVSHTEPDHSGLVEDVLQLAPRATVLASKIALQFLEGLVHDPFSKRIVKSGDRINIGKGHEIEFVSAPNLHWPDTIFSYDRKTQTLFTCDAFGMHFCDDRTFDEDLEAIEADFRFYYDCLMGPNARSLLNAMKRMNELGKINIIANGHGPLLHHHLDVLTECYHNWSQRQAKAETTVGLFYVSEYGYSDQLAMAIAEGIQKTGVATEVIDLSTAGIQEIQELAGRASGLIIGMPPSSAVAAQAAISSLLSVAKNKQIVGLFESYGGDDEPIDTLRRKFIDSGVKEAFPAIRIKDVPSAATYQLCEEAGKDLGQLLVKERNIKQIKSLDVNMEKALGRISSGLYIVTTKKGDVSSAMLASWVSQASLQPLGFTIAVAKDRAIDSLMQVGDRFVLNVLEEGNYQELKKQFLKRLHPGADRFAGVKTRIAKNGSPILTEALAYMECEIQSSIECSDHWILYCTVDEGRVSKPDALTAVRHRKVGNYY; via the coding sequence ATGGTAGCGATCGCAGAGAACGTTCAGCATCGGCTAACTATACAGACTGTAGAAATTGCCCCTAACACCACAGCGATTCGCTCTCTTGACTGGGATCGCGATCGCTTCGATATCGAATTCGGACTGCAAAACGGTACGACTTACAATTCATATCTAATTAGGGGCGAGCAAACAGTTTTGGTTGATACTTCTCACCAGAAGTTTCGTCAGCTGTATCTGGACACGCTTAAAGGGCTTGTAAACCCCAAGACTATTGATTACATTATTGTCAGCCACACAGAGCCAGACCATAGCGGCTTAGTGGAAGATGTGCTGCAATTGGCTCCTAGAGCTACTGTTTTAGCCTCAAAAATTGCACTGCAATTTTTGGAAGGTTTGGTACATGATCCGTTTTCTAAGCGGATTGTGAAAAGTGGCGATCGCATCAATATTGGTAAAGGACACGAAATCGAATTCGTGAGTGCGCCTAACCTGCACTGGCCAGACACCATCTTTAGTTATGATCGCAAAACCCAAACCCTCTTCACCTGCGATGCCTTTGGGATGCACTTCTGTGACGATCGCACCTTTGACGAAGACTTAGAGGCGATCGAAGCTGACTTTAGATTTTACTATGACTGTCTCATGGGCCCCAACGCTCGTTCTCTCTTGAATGCCATGAAGAGAATGAACGAACTGGGCAAGATTAACATTATCGCTAACGGTCACGGGCCGCTGTTGCACCATCATTTAGATGTGCTAACCGAGTGTTACCACAATTGGAGTCAAAGACAAGCAAAGGCAGAAACCACCGTCGGCTTGTTTTATGTTTCCGAATACGGCTATAGCGATCAGCTGGCTATGGCCATAGCTGAAGGCATCCAAAAAACTGGTGTAGCCACAGAAGTTATCGACCTCAGTACTGCTGGAATACAAGAAATCCAAGAACTAGCAGGTAGAGCATCTGGTTTAATTATCGGAATGCCCCCAAGTAGTGCTGTTGCTGCTCAAGCTGCTATTAGTTCACTACTATCTGTCGCCAAGAACAAGCAAATAGTTGGCTTGTTTGAGTCTTACGGCGGCGATGATGAACCCATTGATACCCTGCGGCGAAAATTTATCGACTCAGGCGTGAAAGAAGCCTTCCCAGCGATTCGGATTAAAGATGTTCCCTCCGCCGCCACCTATCAGTTGTGCGAAGAAGCCGGTAAAGATTTGGGACAATTGCTGGTAAAAGAACGCAACATCAAGCAGATCAAATCTCTTGATGTCAACATGGAAAAAGCTTTGGGACGGATTAGCAGCGGGCTATATATAGTCACCACCAAAAAAGGTGATGTGTCAAGTGCCATGCTGGCCTCTTGGGTATCACAAGCGAGTTTGCAACCATTAGGATTTACAATTGCCGTAGCCAAAGACCGCGCCATTGATTCCTTAATGCAAGTAGGCGATCGCTTCGTCCTCAACGTCCTAGAAGAAGGAAATTATCAAGAACTCAAAAAGCAATTCCTCAAGCGCTTGCATCCTGGTGCTGACCGCTTTGCAGGAGTCAAAACCCGAATCGCTAAAAACGGTTCTCCAATTCTGACAGAAGCTTTGGCATACATGGAATGTGAAATCCAGAGCAGCATCGAGTGCAGCGACCACTGGATTTTATACTGCACCGTCGATGAAGGTCGTGTGTCCAAACCCGATGCACTCACAGCCGTTCGCCATCGCAAAGTAGGAAATTACTACTAG
- a CDS encoding CHAT domain-containing protein, which translates to MKKILILSANPKDTNKLRLDEEIREIQASLKRAKKRDQFEIVTEWAVRVEDLRRALLDHEPTIVHFSGHGSGSGGLVLENQSGQMQLVSTESLARLFKFFHSKIECILLNACYSEAQAQAIHQHIDYVIGMNQTIGDVAAIAFAIGFYDALGAGHNYEDCFEIGCASVDLEGIPESEIPVIKVKPQSSAQDQKTEQQTNQADTPPVESPVSEKTNIAASNTITQTAGDNAIMLGNFGQVGNINLQR; encoded by the coding sequence GTGAAAAAAATCTTAATCTTATCAGCTAATCCCAAGGATACAAATAAATTGCGTTTGGATGAAGAAATACGCGAAATCCAAGCGTCACTGAAACGTGCGAAAAAACGAGATCAGTTTGAAATTGTGACTGAGTGGGCTGTACGAGTTGAAGACTTACGCCGTGCATTGTTAGACCACGAACCAACGATTGTTCATTTTTCTGGACACGGTTCAGGAAGTGGTGGCTTAGTTCTTGAGAATCAGTCAGGGCAAATGCAGCTAGTAAGTACAGAATCTTTGGCTAGGCTATTTAAATTTTTTCATAGCAAAATTGAGTGTATTTTACTCAACGCCTGCTATTCAGAAGCTCAAGCACAAGCAATTCACCAACACATCGACTATGTGATTGGCATGAATCAGACAATTGGGGATGTAGCTGCGATCGCATTTGCCATTGGATTCTATGATGCTTTAGGTGCTGGCCATAACTATGAAGATTGTTTTGAAATCGGCTGTGCTTCTGTTGACTTAGAAGGAATTCCTGAATCAGAAATACCAGTAATTAAAGTTAAGCCGCAATCTTCTGCTCAGGATCAAAAGACAGAACAGCAAACAAATCAAGCCGATACACCGCCTGTAGAATCTCCTGTTTCCGAAAAAACCAATATTGCCGCGAGTAATACAATCACGCAAACCGCAGGCGATAACGCGATTATGCTTGGAAACTTTGGACAGGTAGGGAATATCAACCTTCAGCGATAG
- the tnpA gene encoding IS200/IS605 family transposase, whose translation MTNSLEPRHNNHSIGNAVVHLVWIPKRRRKVLVNEVAKRVRQIFYDLASYKDWDILALEIAPDHIHLFVEYQPTYAINQIVKFFKGRSSYLLRSEFPDLKKMPSMWTNSYFYSTAGNVSAAVIKKYIEDPHHK comes from the coding sequence ATGACTAATTCCTTAGAACCTAGACACAACAATCACTCTATAGGTAACGCTGTCGTTCATCTGGTATGGATACCCAAGCGTAGACGTAAGGTGTTAGTGAATGAAGTAGCTAAACGAGTAAGACAGATATTTTATGATTTAGCTTCATATAAAGATTGGGATATTCTGGCTCTGGAAATAGCACCAGACCACATACATTTATTTGTGGAATATCAACCAACTTACGCGATTAATCAAATAGTTAAATTCTTTAAAGGCAGGTCATCTTATCTGCTTAGAAGCGAGTTTCCAGATTTAAAAAAGATGCCTAGTATGTGGACAAATAGTTATTTTTATTCAACTGCTGGAAATGTTAGCGCGGCAGTAATCAAGAAATATATTGAAGATCCTCACCACAAATAG
- a CDS encoding transposase: MLVLEYKVKAKKHQYDAINEAIRTTKFIRNKAIRYWMDAPKEAKVNKIALNNYSTALRKEFKFVEKLNSMACQSATERAWLAIDRFYQNCQKKVSGKKGYPRFQKDNRSVEYKTSGWALNAIKRRITFTDKKAIGEVKLLGKWDIQTYPVKQIKRVRLLKKADGYYCQFCIDVDVKSESRIANGEIGLDVGLEYFYSDSKGNHEENPRFLSQAEKAIKHAQRQIYKKEKGKNKRRIARQRYQRKHLKVSRQRKEHAMRLARNVCKANALVAYEDLNVKGMVKNHALAKSINDASWSMFRRWLEYFAAIFNSTVVAVNPRMTSQKCSDCGAIVKKSLSTRSHVCSCGCSLQRDVNAAKNILNRGIASLGHKRSNASGVGTSTLIGVSLLEQVLTVNEESPNFTTK, from the coding sequence ATGCTAGTTTTAGAGTACAAAGTTAAAGCTAAGAAGCATCAATATGATGCAATTAACGAAGCTATCCGTACAACTAAATTCATCAGAAATAAAGCTATACGCTACTGGATGGATGCACCAAAAGAAGCCAAAGTTAATAAAATTGCTTTGAATAATTACTCAACAGCATTACGGAAGGAATTTAAATTTGTTGAGAAATTAAATTCAATGGCTTGTCAATCTGCCACTGAAAGAGCGTGGCTAGCCATTGATAGGTTTTACCAGAATTGTCAGAAAAAAGTATCAGGTAAAAAGGGATATCCCAGATTTCAGAAAGATAACCGTTCGGTTGAGTATAAAACGTCAGGATGGGCTTTAAACGCTATCAAAAGACGTATTACCTTTACCGACAAAAAAGCTATAGGTGAGGTTAAATTACTTGGTAAATGGGATATTCAAACTTACCCAGTCAAACAGATTAAGCGTGTTAGATTACTCAAAAAAGCTGATGGTTACTATTGCCAATTCTGCATTGATGTAGACGTTAAATCTGAATCCAGAATTGCTAATGGTGAAATCGGGCTAGATGTGGGTCTTGAATATTTTTACTCAGATTCCAAAGGTAATCATGAGGAAAATCCTAGATTTTTGAGTCAAGCTGAGAAAGCAATTAAACACGCTCAACGTCAAATTTACAAAAAAGAGAAAGGCAAAAACAAACGACGGATAGCCAGACAGAGATATCAAAGGAAGCATTTAAAAGTAAGTAGGCAACGGAAAGAACACGCCATGAGATTGGCGCGTAACGTATGCAAGGCTAACGCCTTAGTAGCCTATGAAGATTTAAATGTTAAAGGTATGGTGAAAAATCACGCTCTTGCCAAGAGTATTAATGATGCTTCTTGGTCAATGTTCCGTCGTTGGTTAGAATATTTTGCGGCTATATTTAACAGTACAGTTGTTGCTGTCAATCCGAGAATGACATCTCAAAAATGCTCAGATTGTGGTGCAATTGTGAAAAAATCCCTCTCAACTCGTAGCCATGTATGCAGTTGTGGCTGTAGTTTACAGAGGGATGTTAATGCTGCAAAAAATATTTTGAATCGCGGCATCGCTAGCTTGGGGCACAAGCGAAGTAACGCTTCAGGAGTCGGAACCTCTACGCTAATTGGCGTAAGCCTGTTAGAGCAAGTTCTGACGGTGAATGAAGAATCCCCCAACTTTACGACTAAGTGA
- a CDS encoding HEAT repeat domain-containing protein: MVIIPRKNSKLALFFLFCFTLLLTLFLFLPWVSAKETPKPKPQAWEINGIVAALDDGYDEVEELAFDKLKEYDLRNLKSVVEKPEDIAQKAANILKDKSVDSGVRFGAAYALAYLGEVAKPYVKDIADILKDKTDNSGVRSDAAKALAYLGEVAKPYVKDILDILKDKTDDSNVRSDAAYALGKLGEVAKPYVKDIADILKDKTDATKVRFGAAVALAYLGELAKPYVKDIADILKDKTDDSSVRSDAALALGNLGEVAKPYLKDIADILKDKTDDSFVRSYAGYALAYLREVAKPYLKDIADILKDKTDDSSVRFGAAYALGYLGELAKPYLKDIFDILKDKTDDSAVRFSAAYALTNLGEVAKPYVKDIADILNDKTDNSGVRSYAAQALANLGEVAQPYVKDILDILKDESVDSLVRFGVAQALANLGEAAKPYVKDILDFLKDKSVDSNVRSRAAVALGNLGEAAKPYVKDIADILKDKSLDSNVRFSAAYALGKIEQLNFNNVLVILDSVYDADQSADKSSEVAQRRFLTYFLGGGTQEVKTLLKWLGLPNAKTIPTQISDDERLKTLNVLKKAWQFSTGLERLQQDLAKQIPKFTKKVS, encoded by the coding sequence ATGGTCATCATACCCCGCAAGAACAGCAAACTTGCGCTCTTTTTCCTTTTCTGTTTCACCTTACTCCTAACTCTGTTCCTCTTTCTGCCTTGGGTTAGCGCCAAAGAAACCCCCAAACCCAAGCCACAAGCATGGGAAATAAACGGTATAGTAGCAGCCCTTGATGATGGATACGACGAAGTTGAGGAACTTGCTTTTGACAAACTCAAGGAATATGATTTGCGAAATTTGAAATCAGTAGTTGAGAAACCAGAGGATATTGCTCAGAAAGCTGCCAACATTCTCAAGGATAAATCCGTTGATTCAGGTGTTCGTTTTGGTGCAGCATATGCATTGGCATATCTGGGGGAAGTTGCCAAACCCTACGTCAAAGACATCGCTGACATCCTCAAGGATAAAACCGATAACTCAGGTGTTCGTTCTGATGCAGCAAAGGCATTGGCATATCTGGGGGAAGTTGCCAAACCCTACGTCAAAGACATCCTTGACATCCTCAAGGATAAAACCGATGACTCAAATGTTCGTTCTGATGCAGCATATGCATTGGGAAAGCTGGGGGAAGTTGCCAAACCCTACGTCAAAGACATCGCTGACATCCTTAAGGATAAAACCGATGCCACTAAGGTTCGTTTTGGTGCAGCAGTGGCATTGGCATATCTGGGGGAGTTAGCCAAACCCTACGTCAAAGACATCGCTGACATCCTTAAGGATAAAACCGATGACTCAAGTGTTCGTTCTGATGCAGCATTGGCATTGGGAAATCTGGGGGAAGTTGCCAAACCCTACCTCAAAGACATCGCTGACATCCTTAAGGATAAAACCGATGACTCATTTGTTCGTTCTTATGCAGGATATGCATTGGCATATCTGAGGGAAGTTGCCAAACCCTACCTCAAAGACATCGCTGACATCCTTAAGGATAAAACCGATGACTCAAGTGTTCGTTTTGGTGCAGCATATGCATTGGGATATCTGGGGGAGTTAGCCAAACCCTACCTCAAAGACATCTTTGACATCCTTAAGGATAAAACCGATGACTCAGCTGTTCGTTTTAGTGCAGCATATGCATTGACAAATCTGGGGGAAGTTGCCAAACCCTACGTCAAAGACATCGCTGACATCCTCAACGATAAAACCGATAACTCAGGTGTTCGTTCTTATGCAGCACAGGCATTGGCAAATCTGGGGGAAGTTGCCCAACCCTACGTCAAAGACATCCTTGACATCCTTAAGGATGAATCCGTTGACTCATTGGTTCGTTTTGGTGTAGCACAGGCATTGGCAAATCTGGGGGAAGCTGCCAAACCCTACGTCAAAGACATCCTTGACTTCCTCAAGGATAAATCCGTTGACTCAAATGTTCGTTCCCGTGCAGCAGTGGCATTGGGAAATCTGGGGGAAGCTGCCAAACCCTACGTCAAAGACATCGCTGACATCCTCAAGGATAAATCCCTTGACTCAAATGTTCGTTTTAGTGCAGCATATGCATTAGGCAAGATAGAACAACTCAACTTCAATAATGTTTTGGTAATTCTAGATAGCGTTTATGACGCAGATCAATCAGCAGATAAATCATCTGAAGTTGCACAGCGGCGGTTTTTAACCTATTTCCTTGGAGGCGGCACCCAAGAAGTGAAAACACTGCTGAAATGGCTGGGTTTACCTAATGCCAAAACAATTCCTACTCAAATAAGTGATGACGAAAGACTAAAAACCTTAAACGTCTTGAAAAAAGCTTGGCAATTCAGCACAGGACTAGAAAGATTACAACAAGACTTAGCAAAGCAAATTCCCAAATTTACCAAAAAAGTATCATAA